accaTAATCCTCTCCCCGGAGAATTTCGGGTGCGATATAGTTCGGAGTCCCACAGAACGTGCTGGTTGTGTCACCAGGCCTCAGACCCTCCTTTaagaaaagatgggaagaaaataCTTTACAGTTAGCCAAAGATCCCGCACTCCCCCTCTGCTAAGAACTTCCTTTTGATTTAAGTGTCCTGAACaaactgctttcatttttgtaaaaCTACGCTTAAATGTGCATGCAAATGAATATAAAACACTACTTgcttcagaaaaaacagaagcaggTTGCATCTAGAGTCTCAAGAGGATGGCACATACCTATTGACAACAACATCTTTTTAGGTTTTAGTTAGTAAGCTCCATCCCATCTCCAGCGATAGGCAAATGGGACTGACTGAGGCACGGTGGAACAGCTTACGTGACCGGGGTGTTGCAATGGACAGATACAAGGTTTTCAGAGAAGAGCATGGGATGCAGAATGGTGGGGAGAGTTAGCCAAAAAAGTTGTACAGTCTtcatccttggaagttttcaaggccaaAGTGAATAAAGCCCTTAGTAACCTGTTCTGATCTTAGAGCTGCTTTGAGCAGCGGGGCGGATTAGACTTCCTGAGGCCCTTTCCAACCTGTATGACTTTATGCATTTCAGTTGCTTGGCCAAAATTGTGACGTTTAAAATAGTTCCAATAGATCAGCATAACAACAATTCCACAGCAAAGTCAAACCCGTGCTCCAGTGACAAAGTTTTCCCTAGAGAAAACGTGAAGTGTCACAGAATCCCAATAGAAGGAAGTGTGACTGATATATTTCAACCTCTCTCTTTTTGAAATCAAGCTCTCCTGACTCTTTCAGCCTACCCCTCCCAGTCAAGTTGATACAGCAGCTTTATAGATCCAGTCTGTGCGctttggcatttctttttcttttctccacttGTAGAAGTGAAATGAGTACACAGCCTATCTGCGCTGTGTATAAATGAATACTTCAACATTTCACGTTTTTAAGTCTCTGCatcttttaatttgcaaaaattTCTTAATTGTTGATTTTACTGGTTAGCAAGAAACTAGAGCTTACCTTGCACATGCCATAATCTGTGAGTTTAATATGCCCTTCAGAATCTAGTAGCACATTATCCAGTTTTAAATCTCTGTAGATTATCCCCCGTTCATGTAAATAGTTCAATGCTAGactgatttcagcagaataaaACCTAGTGTAGAAAGAGATATTGATTACTCAAGTAatcaaaaacccaaaccacaataGCATAGTCTCGGTGGTATGATACTTTTCTAAATATAATCCCCTgtattctattatttttcatcAGAGAAGTGGATATGCTTATAATCATATAAACATTTCTACTCACAgtcactttaaaaattatttttaattattaacatcTACTGAAATCTCATCCCTTTCATCTCACCATCTGAGATGAAGCATATGCACCAAGAGCTCAGCATTTGCCTGGACAGCTGGTCGTGGTTGTTGTAAGAGAAACACATTGATACCATTAGACAGTTTAGAAAAATATCACAAAAGtgtttttctatataaaaattCAGAATCAGACTGAAGTCATCTAGGGTAATGCTAATACAAACAATAACAAAGCGCTTCCTATTACAGTTCCTCCTTGAAACAAAAATGCGGTAGCTTGCAGCATAAAAATGAGAATGCAGTTTCATGTTCCTTAAATCCTTAACATCTGGGGAGGATTTGCTGGCTCATCATCATAATCTCCGCATTACTGCACTGTGTCAGAAAACCAACTGCTTTGATTTAAGAAAGCTGGAATTAGACATACCTGGCATGCTCCTCCGGCAGCTTTCTCTGTCTCTGCATATGAAACATTAGATCTCCTCCATTTACATACTCTATAACGAAGAATAACCTGAAACACACAGGAGTTTGTTACAAATTATTGTATACAAAGCGAAAGAAGTTTGAGATGTTCCAGGTCTGTTATCAAACAATGTCGATTCAACTCCTCCCATCCCTGGTAATACGGCTGGTTTCgccattttattttccctccctttGAATAAATTCCCAAAGTTAAAAATCAAGTTTACGAAGCTTCTCTAGAGAATTCCTTCGTTGCTAAAGGAAAGTAAGTAATCCTTCCCAAATTCCTAATCCGTTACAGCTACTGCTTGTCATTCTGTATGTGCCTATATAAGTAGATTCACATTAGTTTCTAtgcacaaaccagaaaaaaaaataaaatctcattttccttcGTGATCCCTTTAGTTTCCTTTGTTTGTTGTTAATACTATTAGTATATTACATATACTATTTCTtctcacctccctccacctgcctgTCACCTTTTCAAACAGCAAAGATGTTGTTTAAATatacaatattttatatatactgAAATTACAGTATAGAATAGTAATTTATTCTTCTACTGCAATCTCTTCTCTATAtaaacacacaggaaaataataattttcatctcTATTACcctgttttcctttctaaaattcCGATACTATTTTCTGAGTCTCGCTCAGAGACTTGTCTTCGTCTTCAGAGTCCATGCAAGTCTGAGATAAATTTCCTCGTTTTTTTGCGCTTCTGATTTCTCTCTCCTTAAgcccttttttcctcccattctaGGTTCTGTCTTCTACTTCATATtcttaagcctttttttccctgctagctaCATCTCTCCTCCTGTCCAGAATCCTTCCCATCATACCTACCAGTACTTTACATTCTTTTGCATCTTCCCAAGCTGAAAAGCTTAGATGAACATGGCCTTTTGCTCATAAAATGCTACATTGATTTACAGTACATTGACTTTTGCTACCTACCTAACATTTAATGCTTTAAACAGGCCTTTGAGGTGCCTAACAgtgtgaaataatttttgaataaGACTATCTTCTTATTATCTTATGACCTGTACCTGCTTTCTGTCTGGAAGCAAGAGTGTAGTCCGACAAGAAAGGGATGATTTGAAGCCTGTTCAAAGACGTGTTTCTCTGTCTGCACCCAATCAATATCCTATTTATTGAAGAAAAGCGACATTCAGAAAAGGATCATTGCACTTCTGAAGTCAAGTATTAATGACAATTAGCAGAAAGATACTCAAGCGTTTTGCCATCCTTGTTTTACTTGcaagaaattaaatattatataGTTCTCCGATGTGAAGTGAGACAATTTAGCAcagtctgtttttttcctgtgttgagCATCCCGTACTTTTAGCTTCATTGTGTAATTacacttggaaatgaaaaaacactCACGTATATGAGAAACTGTTGCAGATAAATGAAAAGTAGCAtcaagaaatgcagaagaaatcaaCGGTACAcggagaaataaatgcaaaagctCTTGGATAGCAAACTGCAGTCACTTGGAGTCTTTTCAGAACAGTGTAAAGAAACACAAGGGAAACTTTCAGCAACAAGAGGTGTTTAGCAGTTTAATACCCCAATTCTGATTAGTTTCCATCATCACTGTATAAGCTACACAATTTTAAGATGGAGGTCCGATTTaaagagcaattaaaataaacattatgaGTTCTCCTTcgtcacaaaaaccccaaacttgaaCATACAAAAACCAGACTCCACCCATTTCTTTTTCAGCCTAGCAAGCCAATGTTAATAGGAGAAATATGGAATACTGCTCCAAAGTAACGAAGCAAGCCAGGCTTATTAACTTGAATTCTGCAGGGGCACCGCTGCAGACAGTGCTGATCACAAAAGGAGACACGGGCAACAGAGGCAACGAGGCTCATGACAGAAACCACTGGCACAGGAGGGTGGCTGTGAGCTACCAGTCTGTCAATGAAGAGCTCAAAATTGATTATCTGTCTTGTGAACCTTCTACAGTACAGTATGTATAAGAAACCACATGTATAATTTTCAACGAGTGTTGCAGACCcagaagcccagctcccaccTTGTGATAGACACTGAAGCTCTTTGGAAGAGTTGCCTGATTTATTGATAAAAAGTTTGCCTACCTCATCATCATTGACGAGCTCTTTCTTCACCACTTTCATCGCATAAATGCGTTCAGTTTTCTTCAATCGAACAAGCAATACTTTAGCATAACTGCCTCTTCCTATAACACGGAGCAAATCGAAATCCTGAAGACCCAGACTGGAGGAAGCTTTGCCACTTTCTCTAATGCTCATTGCCTATTGATAAAGATACTTTGAAATTAGTAAGCAGGCTTGCCAATTTTAACAACTGCAACAGCTAGCATTTCAAATAGAACAGCAAAATTAATATAAACAAGTAATTCAATTAACACTTGTTATTCTTAAAACTGCACTGTCCTGGAAAGGAATgtgaggggaaagaaaggaggcagaggagacttggcagaaacaaataaaactggAAGAGTTTTGCATACTTTCTAAGTCAAAGCCCATCTATACTTCTTAAATCAAAGCATATCTCAACtcaaagttcaaaataaaacagcttGCAAGCCATGCATGCATACACCTGAGCGAGCAACCCAATGTGCTTTAGGTACTAGTTTTCAGTTTGTGAcaaattaaattactaaaatCCTGGAACTGAGAGAGACAAAGGCTTTAAGATCTCTGAATACAGTTCACATGGTTAAGATACTTCACCTCTTTTTCTTCACCAACATGGTCCAAGCTCTCATGACTTGAGGGATTGTACGGAATCACTAGAGGTGCAAGAGAAAGTGATTAGACTCATGCAACACAACAGTACTTTCTTTTGCCTTAAAATTTCCCACACGCAAGAGCTCAATCAGACAGATATACAAATTAAATGTATCTATTTGTAAGTGTTCAAAactcttgggtttgttttgtttgtttgtttttttaaaccatcagAATCATTCTTTTGCAATACTACATTAATAATCAGTTATGGCTAATATAAACCCCTGTAATTATATTTGGGGAACTCTTCAGATTAATCTTGGGACTCCACACAGAAAATCTCGTGcagaactgtgggtttttttgtttttaaactgattaTTGTCTATATCCAAATTCAAATGTTAGGACCATCACTCTGATTGCTACAAGAATGAACTTGTTTGGCTACCGATCCAGCAGAAATCCTGCTAATTCTgctaaggttttttttgtttgattgataAGGGCTTTTCAAGGACACTGcttacaaaggaaaaatgtaaCTGACAGCctaaattcttcctttttagcCAAGTTTCTTAAACTGATAAGATATGGAAAACTAaggaatttttatatttatatccCCCCTAGCTTTAAGAAGCTGTCTCATTTTTCTTGTTCTATGAACAAAAGTAAATAAgcgtttttaaaataatttactttaagttattctgttttattttaaaacccaaAGTTCCTGTTTCAGCAACTTActgtaatttaaagaaaagaattattgaTCTTACCTGATTCTACATTATCTGGATGCACCGAAGATGGATCCATAGGCATTATTGGCTCCTGCAAATATGCACGGGATTTTTGTAATAGATGGTCCAAGTGTGAGAGATTATTTTAGAgacaataaatgaaataaatgaccCCTGAGGAGTATAATCTAGCTACTTTTTAACTTGATCAGTCAACATAGTTACTGCTCTAATCCATACACAACAGAAGAAGCCACTGCAGTCTTTATTTTACCTATTTTCCAGAAGTTATGACCTGTTTCCAGAAGCTGTTGAAGTGACAACTTTGTACAACAGAGAAAAGAAGTATAGCAAatgagaaatgggagaaaagcTCAAGTACTTCAGCAGTACATATATTAGTCAAATGAATTCACAAGATTTAGACTTGGAGCTGTCTGCTTTTAATAGAAGCAGTAATCTAAATTTTTCTGGGGACTTAAGAActaaaaatgatttaatttattgtgaaaaaagtcaaaacttctgcacttcatcttccttttctgtaaaatgggAGATAGCCTGATATTCTAACAGATGTCTAGAGAATTTATTTTACCTGTAATTCACttaaaagatgcaaaataaaggATGATATGAATATTACTTATGCTTATAtttgacacaggaaaaaatatcacaTGTGGAAGTTAGACTCCCATCTTGCCACTAAATTGCCACACTACTAAGTGATTCCCAAACTTTCTTGCAAAGTGTCACAGTAACCATAAAGAATCATGTTTCACCTACTGTGACTATTTCCAGACTCTAGTTTGAACAGCATCAGGATTATGGAGTTTTTTGTTTGACTGGtcagttgtttttttcaaagacaatttTTCAGATAAGTTTCACTTACTGGTTGTAGTGTATGACGGCCACATTCAATACTGACAAGTTTGTGACACTTCTTGTGAACAAGGAGTTTGCAATTGATGCATTTATATCCCTGGCGACCCAGGCCCCATATTCGGTCAGTGCAGATGGCACAATGAGCTCTCTAGAATGACAAATCAACAAAACCGATTAAAGAGCAAAACTAAACAATAAAAACTATTCGGATACTTTTTCATTAACAAAGAACACAGGACAGGAGATCAGAGAGAGATCCTTACTGAAGGTTCCACTATACCAAGAGTCTCTATCGGAAAAGTTTAAGAAGAAAGGCTAATTTGCTATGTGTCTTGTCATCTCTCTGTGTAGAGGAGTCCTTACATTTGTACGGAGGAAGACAAGAGAGCAAAAGCTTCAACACATTAAACCAACAGATAACAGGAAACGGGAAGATCACCACTCACTGAAAGACATTCacaaaacaactcaaaaaaaccatgaaaatagGATGCCTACAAAAGCAGGAGTGGAAAGTGATTAAACTATGGTGCCTTGACAGCCTTGGACCaggaagaggttaaaaaaaggaaaaaaaaaaaaaaaaaaaagcagaagttagaTATGAAGGATGCTCAGGATGAAGTTTAGTGGAGACAATCTCAAGCATTAAGCACGGAATATACTAAacttggaaaagaaggaaagattaCTGAAGCTGTCAAGGAACCTGGCTTATTcaaatattttgggtttggttcttgctgttgctttttctaaATAGAGCAGAAAGCCTTCTCGGTCCTTAGCTCATTATATTTGACCATTGCTTcctgaaaatattacaaatgGCTTGTTATTTTCAGTTGATTACGCGCCATAATAAGCAGGCTGTTTGGAGAAACATctcagtttttcatttaaaaggtcTGAAAGAAAAGGCTGTGCATCATAAGTGAGTTCAGACCTTTTTACTCCCAGAACTTGAAGAACTGAAAATGTACTTTCAGCTCAGTCATCCAATGCCAGTGTTCAAGTTTGCCCTCTAGGAAGGTTTTAAGGGAACACAGGAGCATTTATAGAATTGATATCATGGTTTCAGAGTACATGTAAAGTGAATTGCAACTAATTTTTGTTTTGAGGTCCTGATAATTTAATAGCGATTAAGTTTCCCAAAACTACAGGGTTACCAAAAGTCCACATACTatatacaaacaacaaaaataagaataaaactaCCGTATAAGTTTTCAAGGCAGTGACACTGTAATTACGAAAATAAGACATCCCTGCATCATGGTTTTAAGTACCCAACAAGAGTCTCACCCTGTTAAATCGTTTGGCTTGGAAAGTGTGACCATTTGCACAATAGAGCTTTCGCCACCGGCGGGCGCCTCGGCGATAAATGGATTCTAAGAGGAAAAACATACGATTATATccataaaaatataaacacagaacTACAACATCTTCTCATGGACGCATCTGTGTAAAGCGATTTACAAAGTAAGGTTTCACTTCTGCACCTTACAAAAACACAGTGTAATGTTCCAAGgatcttttccatttttgaaaattCTGGAGAAAATTTGAAGTAGAATATCCTGATCAACTCCAAGTTAATTCTGCTTTTCCCAAATTAAAAGGAACAGTGAatcaagagaaggaaaactgccCAAAAATACAAACACTCGTGTGCGAAGTACACGCCTACCTTACCTAAACTTGGGGAGGAACTGTGgtaaaagggaagaaggaaagaaggtgaaTTTCGGGAGTGTGCCCTGATTTATAAAGATTGCTTGCACAAGTCCTCTATTGTTTTAGATCCACAGCTGCCACTGtttagttttcttcatttttattttttattattagaggCACGTCAGGAACCAAATTGAAAACTGGAATACAAAAAACTACACCGAGTTGCAAATCTATTTCTGATTCAGTCTGCAACctcattttttccagaaaagcagcGTTATCCATACTGACAGAGTTAACTTTTGAGCATGCATATTTACATTTGTCAGagacttggacatcaagctggcGGATGTGTGTGTACATAACATACACATACTCTTTCATAAAACTTTAAGACAGAGGGAAAATTACCCCTTTAACATCTAGTACATTAGAGATTTTTGGAGGATACTCCTGATAGTACCTAAACAGTTTAAAATGAATTAACCACGGATCTCTAAATGGTGACATGACAAGTCATAACCATTGGTTACAAGCCTTTGTTCGCATTAGTCAGCCAGCAATCTGGCAACTACCAAAAAGACAGGAATAGGATAAAAAACTGTCACAATAGGAGAGgcaaaagcaaggaaagcagAGTGACATGGATAGTTAACAGGAATGTGAAATGCTTATTAACAATGATTCAGAAGTGACAAACAACAATTTAGTTTGGCAAGACTATCTagtcctttaaaatatttaatttacagaGATCTGCATTATTAATATTCATAAGTGTAGGATGCCAAACCACAGAATATCAAAATCTTCTAAAACAGGAAATCTGATTTTCTGTACTTCCTaactaaaataaacttttaaattaaaatgtctacTTACTGTCTTCTCCTGGACAAGGCATGCCAGGCCGTTCTGGTACACAGGGaaatactgcaagaaaaaaaccattaatttctgattaatttttatttcagacagaaaataaatctttaagtTAAATACAACACTTCTGAAAGGCATCCAACCATTTCCAAAGACAGCACAGACAGCATTTTAACAAAACCTTGTGCAACAGCTGGTGAGCTGAAAAGCTGACGCAAAACCCTTTTGCTGGACATAACAGCGATATATATGAGAAATACAAGCAAAAAGCAGGATAAACCAAGTTATCTCCTAAAGAAAGTAACTATAAAAAGGTAACGATTCTGATTTCTCATGCGACCAGTCACCACAGTCAGTATTTGGAAATCTTGGCTATAAACATATTATACTACAGTATCCTAACAGCTACGTATGATCTTGTCTACGTTAGcgatttttttcaatttatttagtTTCTGTAACTGTCAGAGAGAAGTATAACCGGGGAGAGATAGCCCGTGTGCCGACTTAATCAGAAGCttattaaacacaaaaataaatggagaaaggGCAGATCAAAAAGCATACTGAAGTGATATACAGAGAAACAGATTACAttcttctttcacttttaaaaaagtctttgtgGGAAGCTAAAAACCTGTCCCTTCCAAATGAGCGGATGGTGAACTAGATTTTTTGCATCCTTTTAGAGAAGGACCATGTTAAGACACTGCAGTGTAACACACCCACTAACGCTCTTTACAGCGATTCCCTGCTTTTCTGCTATGATCTCTGTTAAACTGAAATCTATCTTTAACTTGGAAAAACTtacaaacagtaagaaaaatataCTGCAGAAGCTACCAAAATAGGCATATAGCCCTGCAAACTAAAAATTGAGCAACTACACATCAAACAGGGGCATGATATAATAATAGGTTCATAACTGGTCTCAAGTACTTAATTTCAGAAAAGTCAAACTTTTGAGTAATCTGGCATCACAAATGGAACTCAtcaactttttttcctaatacatgCTGTTCTATAGCACTTATTAATAACAAAGTGCAGGACtctgtaataaatattttctacCATTTGTTGTTGGCAAGCATATGAGAGCACTTGTGATGAATGAATGAAAGAGGCAGGGGCTGTCTTTCATTAATAAACTAACAGCggaatattttttcctcccttaattTCATAAAGAATATTTATGAAGTGCTGACACCTAAACCGTGTGGTGCATGGTCTCCAGCATCCTCTTGACAGAATGCCACAACAGGCGTTTAATTGAGGAGGCTGTGCAAAACACACAGATAACACAAGGTCAGAATTCTAATTCTTCACAGGCACAAACACGAGAAGTAATATAGTAAATTTCACCATACCGTGAATTAAAAGTTCTGAATCCTTGTTTAGTTCATACAACCGAAAGGCCTCTTCTAACTCCAGCTGAGAAGAAACTGTACATGGATCtcctggagaaagaaaacagaacaattcaGAACTCAATCCAATTAGTTCTCTGCCATTCAACAGTTCCCTCATGGTCGGTTCTAAGATAATTCTATAGCAAAACGGAACAATATTCTCAAGTGgggtagtatttatttttaagactgttCAGAGAGTACATCTGAAAATACAGTCATATTGAATGCcatcagggaaaataaaaatatgagataTTCTCAAGAGGCAAGCAGATCATAATCACAAAATATCATTGGTTTGGTCTGCTACAAGCGGGGTTACACATCATTTCAGTACAGGAGGTGCAGGTTATCTTCCTGCACCTAAAATCCTTTAgatattccattttatttcatggATTTTTAATTACAACTGAGTCAATTCTATTTTCACAGCTGCTTCAACGTTGCCAAGACTCTAAGCAGGAGGTCCAAAAGCAGTCAGATCTCTAGTCTTTCCTCAAACCTCATTCAAGACATTGGAAAAATCACGTAACCTAAGTGAAAACA
The sequence above is a segment of the Larus michahellis chromosome 6, bLarMic1.1, whole genome shotgun sequence genome. Coding sequences within it:
- the PRKCI gene encoding protein kinase C iota type isoform X2, which produces MITYFEPSISFEGLCNEVRDMCSFDNEQLFTMKWIDEEGDPCTVSSQLELEEAFRLYELNKDSELLIHVFPCVPERPGMPCPGEDKSIYRRGARRWRKLYCANGHTFQAKRFNRRAHCAICTDRIWGLGRQGYKCINCKLLVHKKCHKLVSIECGRHTLQPEPIMPMDPSSVHPDNVESVIPYNPSSHESLDHVGEEKEAMSIRESGKASSSLGLQDFDLLRVIGRGSYAKVLLVRLKKTERIYAMKVVKKELVNDDEDIDWVQTEKHVFEQASNHPFLVGLHSCFQTESRLFFVIEYVNGGDLMFHMQRQRKLPEEHARFYSAEISLALNYLHERGIIYRDLKLDNVLLDSEGHIKLTDYGMCKEGLRPGDTTSTFCGTPNYIAPEILRGEDYGFSVDWWALGVLMFEMMAGRSPFDIVGSSDNPDQNTEDYLFQVILEKQIRIPRSLSVKAAGVLKSFLNKDPKERLGCHPQTGFADIQGHPFFRNVDWDLMEQKQVVPPFKPNISGEFGLDNFDSQFTNEPVQLTPDDDDIVKKIDQSEFEGFEYINPLLMSAEECV
- the PRKCI gene encoding protein kinase C iota type isoform X1 gives rise to the protein MPTQRDSSGNSTMSAPGGGGGGLGGDSAHQVRVKAYYKGDIMITYFEPSISFEGLCNEVRDMCSFDNEQLFTMKWIDEEGDPCTVSSQLELEEAFRLYELNKDSELLIHVFPCVPERPGMPCPGEDKSIYRRGARRWRKLYCANGHTFQAKRFNRRAHCAICTDRIWGLGRQGYKCINCKLLVHKKCHKLVSIECGRHTLQPEPIMPMDPSSVHPDNVESVIPYNPSSHESLDHVGEEKEAMSIRESGKASSSLGLQDFDLLRVIGRGSYAKVLLVRLKKTERIYAMKVVKKELVNDDEDIDWVQTEKHVFEQASNHPFLVGLHSCFQTESRLFFVIEYVNGGDLMFHMQRQRKLPEEHARFYSAEISLALNYLHERGIIYRDLKLDNVLLDSEGHIKLTDYGMCKEGLRPGDTTSTFCGTPNYIAPEILRGEDYGFSVDWWALGVLMFEMMAGRSPFDIVGSSDNPDQNTEDYLFQVILEKQIRIPRSLSVKAAGVLKSFLNKDPKERLGCHPQTGFADIQGHPFFRNVDWDLMEQKQVVPPFKPNISGEFGLDNFDSQFTNEPVQLTPDDDDIVKKIDQSEFEGFEYINPLLMSAEECV
- the PRKCI gene encoding protein kinase C iota type isoform X3, which translates into the protein MPMDPSSVHPDNVESVIPYNPSSHESLDHVGEEKEAMSIRESGKASSSLGLQDFDLLRVIGRGSYAKVLLVRLKKTERIYAMKVVKKELVNDDEDIDWVQTEKHVFEQASNHPFLVGLHSCFQTESRLFFVIEYVNGGDLMFHMQRQRKLPEEHARFYSAEISLALNYLHERGIIYRDLKLDNVLLDSEGHIKLTDYGMCKEGLRPGDTTSTFCGTPNYIAPEILRGEDYGFSVDWWALGVLMFEMMAGRSPFDIVGSSDNPDQNTEDYLFQVILEKQIRIPRSLSVKAAGVLKSFLNKDPKERLGCHPQTGFADIQGHPFFRNVDWDLMEQKQVVPPFKPNISGEFGLDNFDSQFTNEPVQLTPDDDDIVKKIDQSEFEGFEYINPLLMSAEECV